CTTTTGCCCTACCGATCTTCGGAGACGACGTACCCCTAGCTGACGGCCCACCAGGAGAGGACCTACCTCTTGTTCCAATCCCTGCCCCTCTCCCCTTCGCTGCAGTTCCCTTCGAGGAATAACCTATCGACGCGTTACCCGATGGTGACATCGACCTACTCATAgagggtcccccggagggagACCAGGATGGTGGGGCCCCGGTGGAGGATGGTGTTCCACTTGTTGATGTCCCAGTTGTTGATCCTATTGTTCCCATGGTCGAGCTTCCTGATATGGAGGTTCAGTCTGATTCGTCCGCTTCAGGTTCCTTTGAGTCGATAGCTTCTCATATCCCACCGTTGGGATTCGGTTACATTCTCACATGGACGCTGATGAGGAGATGGAGTTGGAGCAGCCTGCTGAGGCTCCTGTTCATCCAAATGATCCGATTCCTGCCATGCTTGCTGATTATCAGCCCGCTCCAGACATTTCCGAGCTCGTTCTTGCCATTGACCCTGTTCCTGTCACTGATACACCCGTTGTTGCACCACCAGCCGTTGAGATACCAGATGTAGCACCCATACCCGATCCCATGGCGATTTTTGATGACCTGGCACCGTTTGCTACCCGCATTGACCCGAGGTACGCTAACTCCAGCAATGGGTGGATTGTGGAGGATGACTACCCTCCGTACGTAGTCCCAGTCACTCCCCCTCCCACACCCATCGCTGTACCACTCGATGCTCCCTTGTTTCCTCCATCCACATCTGGTACCCATGGTACTGACCTTCCTATCACTTTCCTTCAGGACATTCCTCTGCCCCAACCTGGGGAGGGATTCGTCGAGTCAGCCCTTCGGCCACACCCCATTCATGCCAGAGGATAGCTAGTTCTTACCGCAGGTCCCTTATCCAGATTTTGTTCCACCAGTGTCATTTTCTGCACCTTTCGTGACCCAGTTTCCCCATATCACTTCACAGTTTGCATTTACCCCACACATTACACTTCCGGTTTCAGCCCCGATGGGTGAACCATCCCTATGGCCAGCACCCCATGTCATGCCTGTATCCGACCCTTATCATCCATTCCATGATGGATACTCTGTAGAGGACACGCTCACGTCACTACAGTTACAGTGGGACGCCTTGAGACGATGTGTCCAGcggttggagagagctccacatCCTCACTGTCCCTGTCAGACTCTATTTGCACACTTCCTTTCCATCATCTCAGGATTCAGATGTTCATTTCCTCCCTCTCGATCGACAGGTTGCTTTCGTGTTGCGCTTTGCCTATGCACTTGAGGAGGATTTGGTGCAGTTGCGCCGATTGATTTTCTCTCGTTtcccacctcctcctccaccgtCAGCTTAGGGATACTCGGGGCAACAGGGATTTCAGATCTTCCACAGACCGGCTACTCTTAGTGGGAAGACAGCGCTAGATCCATGATTATGAAGACCTTTTTGAGACCACGATtttggtttttgatttatttgttatTGTACTCAGAcaagggtgatgtagcccttagtatATTTTGACATATGGTGAAATTGTGAAACTGTATTGGTGTTTTGTTTATGAAACTTAAATCGCAAGTCTTTTAAATCCATGCattgttgattatttgttatgattatgacatgagatgttatgagAATGATGAATGTTACTACATATACGTATGATTAtcatacttactatgacctgaccaatatggaacatcctctagaaaatgcctccacgacgcgacacACGCATGTCGACTAGCCAGGCAGAACTGCAAGGAATCATCGCTGCCGCAATTGCACAATATGCTGCTTCTCAAGGAGACTCAAGCGGAAACAtttcaaacaacaacaacaaccctccGAATGGTAATGATCAGTCAGAGGAGACACATTACACTATACGTGGATGATTTTTGTGCGACTGCTAATGATTTCTATAAATGACATTGCTTGTACAGGGTGTACTTTCAAGCAATTCTTAGATTGCAAGCCgcaaaactttgatggcactggaggtgccgtgGCTTTCACTCGTTGGACTGAAAAGACGGAGACGACAATAAGAATGAGCAAACGTGCACCGGGACAACAAGTTACATACATCACTGGGCTCTTTACTGAtggtgccctatcatggtggaatcttcaTGTACAAACACTAGGAGAGGCTGCAGCATACGCCATGACTTGGGCTGAATTGAAAGAGTTGATGCGCAAGAAGTATTACTCCAGGGCTAAGATCCAGAGATTGGAAACCGAATTTTGGAACCTAAGGATGGAAGGACCAAAAATCgctgagtatgttcaaaggtttcatgatctatcccatgtggtgccgtacatggtcacgcaCGAATTCAAGCGCGTGGAACGTTTCATCTGGGGGTTAGCACCTCAGATTATGAGCATGGTCACAACGTCTAAACCGGAAACCATTACTGAAGCCATCGATTTGAGCATCTCACTGACTGAAGAAGCCATCAggctaaacaagttttcaaaggatgatcagaaaaagaaagagactcatgtggagtcgtcggGGGAAAACAAACGGAAgttttccaacttcaagcaaggaaCTAGCAGTGGTAGCAAGAGAAGTGAATCAAACACGCCGAACAGGGCCAAGACTGGTGATGAAAACAGAGGAAAAGGTTACATGGGCACTTTGCCCAAGTGTGGTACATGTCAGTTCCATCATCCCGGCCCGTGCCGACTCAGAAAATGCGAACCTTGCGGGTAGACAGGCTACTCAAAGGAGACGTGTTGGGTTGGATCAGGCCAAGGTGGTCAAAGGggttacaataacaacaaccgtGGTAATGGAAACAGGCCGCAAGGAAATAATGGGGGAAACGGAAATCGTGGGAATGCcccgaatcaagctggtaaccggGGAACAAACGGAAAACGAggcggaaatggaaatgggaatggccgagggccaggatgcttcaactgtggggacattgggcacttcaaaagggaatgcccaaagctAAATCAAGCGCAAGGCTGAGTTTTTAACATTggtgcgagggaagcgcgccaagatccgaatgttgtcactggtacgttccctataaatcaacgctatgcgtctgttctttttgatactggtgccgattatagtttcgtatcgttagaatttaagaatatgcttgggttaactgctagtaagttagacgttccgtactctattgaattggcgaatgggaaactAGTGGAAACGAGTGAAGTTATCCGGGGATGCATGATAGAACTGGGAGGACACGAATTTACGCTAGAcctactgccagtcgagttgggaagcttcgacgtggtaatagggatggattggttgtctagcaacaaagccgaggtggtttgtcacgagaagaccatccacatcccaatggccgatggagagacgatcatagttcatggagaaaagcgcgatacgccattgaggatcattagctgcttgaaagctaggaagtgcttgaagaaaggatgtgttgccttcttggcacatatcgttgataaggaggccgctgagccaaagatcgaagacattcctgtcgtgaaggaatatcctgaagtctttccagaagacttgccaggattgccgcctccaAGATAAGTCGaatttcacattgacttagtttcaggcgccgcgcctgtggctaaggcaccttatcgacttgcaccttcagagatgcaagagctgtcaacgcaactccaggagctgttagacaagggattcatagaccaagcttctcaccttggggagctccagttttgttcgttaagaagaaggatggtagctttcgtatgtgtatagactaccgcgagctaaacaagttgactgtcaagaacagataacctttgccaaggatcgatgacctgttcgatcaactacaaggttcgagtttttactcagagatcgatctacgatcgggttatcaccaattgagaatacaagaggaaagtattcccaaaactgcttttagaactcgatatggacactacgagtttcttgtaatgccgtttgggttgacaaacgctccagcagttttcatggacttgatgaacagagtctgcaagacgtacctcgacaagtttgtaatcgtattcatcgatgatattttgatctactcgaagacgaaggaagaacacgagcaacacttaaGAGCTACTTttgagctacttaaaaaggagaagttgtacgctaagttctcgaaatgtgagttttggttacgcgaagtccagtttcttggacatgtggttaatggaaatggaatccatgtggatcccacaaagatcgaggcgatcaagaattgggagtccccgaaaacgccaaccgagattcggcaattcttaggtctggctgggtattatcgaagattcattgaggatttttctaaaatcgctcaacctctgaCCGCACTCACAcaaaaggacaagaagtttgattggagcgataagcaagaagaagcgttttagttgttgaaaaacaagctttgtgacgcaccgattttagctctacccgaaggcatggatgacttcgtggtgtattgtgacgcctcgcgtcagggtttaggctgcgtgttgatgcagcaaCAGAAGGTCATAGCCTATGCCTCATGCCAACtgaaggttcacgagaagaactacaccacgcataacttggagttaggcgccgtagtgttcgcattgaagatctggcgacactatttgtatgggacgagatgtacaatcttcactgatcaccaGAGCTTACAGCACATCTTCGATCaaaaagaacttaacatgagacagagacgctgggttgagctgttgaacgactacgactgtgaaatcaagtatcacccaggaaaggcgaatgtagttgctgacgccctaagtcgaaaagaaaggattaagcccataagggttagggctttagaaatgattgtTCAGCTGgacctctcgttgcgcattcgtgtcgcgcagagagaggccttgaaagaaaggaatatcgagg
Above is a window of Helianthus annuus cultivar XRQ/B chromosome 14, HanXRQr2.0-SUNRISE, whole genome shotgun sequence DNA encoding:
- the LOC110906377 gene encoding BCL-6 corepressor-like protein 1, with protein sequence MDADEEMELEQPAEAPVHPNDPIPAMLADYQPAPDISELVLAIDPVPVTDTPVVAPPAVEIPDVAPIPDPMAIFDDLAPFATRIDPRYANSSNGWIVEDDYPPYVVPVTPPPTPIAVPLDAPLFPPSTSGTHGTDLPITFLQDIPLPQPGEGFVESALRPHPIHARG